One Candidatus Aminicenantes bacterium genomic window carries:
- a CDS encoding glycine--tRNA ligase subunit alpha: MSLQNLILNLQTYWAAQGCYLAPSYDIEVGAGTMTPDTFFRVLGPRAWKTAYVQPARRPTDGRFGDNPNRVQKHHQFQVIIKPSPVDIQRLYIDSLRALGIDLAAHDLRFDEDDWESPTIGAWGVGWQVMLDGLEISQFTYFQQAGGIDVFPIPVEITYGLERLEMFLEGKDDMYDLQWSDDVTYRDLRLDEERQFSEYNFNQATVKSLREIFALSEREAAQLIEKGLDLPAYDQCLKCSHAFNLLDARGAISVTERVKMIAQIRALVSRVARLYTDRATPAAGTV; the protein is encoded by the coding sequence ATGAGCCTCCAGAACCTGATCCTGAACCTCCAGACGTATTGGGCCGCCCAAGGCTGTTATCTGGCGCCGTCTTACGACATCGAGGTCGGCGCCGGGACGATGACCCCGGACACCTTCTTCCGCGTCCTGGGCCCGCGCGCCTGGAAGACCGCTTATGTCCAGCCCGCGCGCCGGCCCACCGACGGCCGCTTCGGCGACAACCCCAACCGGGTCCAGAAACACCATCAGTTCCAGGTCATCATCAAGCCGTCGCCGGTCGATATTCAGCGGCTCTACATCGACAGCCTGCGGGCCCTGGGCATCGACCTGGCCGCGCACGACCTGCGCTTCGACGAGGACGACTGGGAGTCGCCGACCATCGGCGCCTGGGGGGTCGGCTGGCAGGTCATGCTGGACGGACTGGAGATCAGCCAGTTCACCTATTTCCAGCAGGCCGGCGGCATCGACGTCTTTCCGATCCCGGTCGAGATCACCTACGGCCTGGAGCGGCTGGAGATGTTCCTCGAGGGGAAGGACGACATGTACGACCTGCAGTGGTCCGACGACGTGACCTATCGGGACCTGCGGCTGGACGAGGAACGGCAGTTCTCCGAGTACAACTTCAATCAGGCCACCGTCAAGTCGCTGCGCGAGATCTTCGCCCTATCGGAGCGGGAAGCGGCCCAGCTCATCGAGAAAGGGCTCGACCTGCCGGCCTACGACCAGTGCCTAAAGTGCTCGCACGCCTTCAACCTGCTCGACGCCAGGGGCGCCATCAGCGTCACCGAGCGGGTTAAGATGATCGCCCAGATCCGGGCCCTGGTCAGCCGGGTGGCCCGGCTTTACACGGACCGCGCGACGCCGGCCGCAGGGACAGTCTGA